A genomic segment from Taeniopygia guttata chromosome 32, bTaeGut7.mat, whole genome shotgun sequence encodes:
- the FIS1 gene encoding mitochondrial fission 1 protein isoform X1: protein MDPEFDEAVAAEDLLALERRYAAELQRGAPSRQSRFEYGWALVRSRYRQDTARGVALLSELLPETPPQEQRDVLFYLGLGYYRLKEYERSLQLLERLLEAEPQNAQVQRLRNRVRNRLRRDGLVGAAIVGGVVMGVAGLLGVAIARARH from the exons ATGGACCCCGAGTTCGACGAGGCGGTGGCGGCGGAGGATCTGCTG gCCCTGGAGCGGCGCTATGCCGCGGAGCTCCAGCGGGGGGCGCCCTCGCGGCAGAGCCGGTTCGAGTACGGCTGGGCGCTGGTGCGGAGCCGGTACCGGCAGGACACGGCGCGGGGCGTGGCGCTGCTCTCCG agctgctgcccgAGACGCCCCCGCAGGAGCAGCGCGACGTCCTGTTCTACCTCGGCCTGGGCTACTACCGACTGAAg gagtACGAGCGGtcgctgcagctcctggagcgcCTCCTGGAGGCGGAGCCGCAGAACGCGCAGGTGCAGCGCCTGAGGAACCGCGTCAGGAACCGGCTGAGGAGGG ACGGGCTGGTGGGCGCGGCCATCGTTGGGGGCGTGGTCATGGGCGTGGCCGGGCTGCTGGGCGTGGCCATCGCGCGTGCGCGCCACTGA
- the FIS1 gene encoding mitochondrial fission 1 protein isoform X2, with amino-acid sequence MGGAWERGGAKGGTGTGEGQDTARGVALLSELLPETPPQEQRDVLFYLGLGYYRLKEYERSLQLLERLLEAEPQNAQVQRLRNRVRNRLRRDGLVGAAIVGGVVMGVAGLLGVAIARARH; translated from the exons ATGGGCGGGGCCtgggaaaggggcggggctaAGGGCGGGACCGGTACCGGTGAGGGGCAGGACACGGCGCGGGGCGTGGCGCTGCTCTCCG agctgctgcccgAGACGCCCCCGCAGGAGCAGCGCGACGTCCTGTTCTACCTCGGCCTGGGCTACTACCGACTGAAg gagtACGAGCGGtcgctgcagctcctggagcgcCTCCTGGAGGCGGAGCCGCAGAACGCGCAGGTGCAGCGCCTGAGGAACCGCGTCAGGAACCGGCTGAGGAGGG ACGGGCTGGTGGGCGCGGCCATCGTTGGGGGCGTGGTCATGGGCGTGGCCGGGCTGCTGGGCGTGGCCATCGCGCGTGCGCGCCACTGA